The Gemmata palustris genome includes a region encoding these proteins:
- a CDS encoding beta-ketoacyl synthase N-terminal-like domain-containing protein has product MTERIAIVSFAGRFPGAGSDLDRFWANVSAAADCSREVPANRWALPPDRCADPRVANPDTVYSARGYYLDPFDPDLTGLDLDASLVSALDPLFHLVLDVGNRAWRGAKTEGVERARVGVVLGNICLPTDRANDLCREILGTKVGLPAGAPTHPLNRFVAGLPAGILAKGLRLGGGSFTLDAACASSLYAIKLAADELLAGRADAMLAGGCSRPDCQYTQMGFAQLRALAVSGRCSPFDTRADGLVVGEGAGIFVLKRLSDARAHGDTIHGVIAGVGLSNDMHGNLLAPAKEGQLRAMRAAYSRAGWHPQDVQLIECHATGTPVGDAIEFDSLRELWGENGWAPGQAVIGSVKSTVGHLLTGAGAAALTKVLLAMRAGHLPPQANFAEPAAGLRYANGPFKVLSQPERWGQTPGLPRRAAVSGFGFGGVNAHLLVEEWTGTDVTNTARPPLPKLVAVNGRNGSVAPEKVRSTEPVAVVGVAAHVGPWADARAIQEHLLNGEADEAYTKTNGWALAPEPCPPGFYIDELKLPIDKFRIPPKELEETLPQQLLALKVAAAALDDQANGRPQPLGDGDPTTGVFIGLGLDPNTTNFHLRWSAIAAGTNPDEASPPLTANRTMGALGSIAASRIARAFHFGGPSHTVCSEEGSAARAIELGVRALQAHELDRALVGGVDLAGDPRLVLPGEIDVPGEGAVALVLKRLTDAERDGDRVYAVIRGTGVAADADTALTRAATDAGVPRDSALAFDDSPALVGETGAVSGAVGVLRACLALYQEMRPVSVGGSGKEEPAYWLHNRVAGPRRAQVGSSGADGSHFAFILEEHAAKVPAPAPDRAQPLGARGEAVFVVDGDTPADLLAGIEKCSAFVGARREQNIEAVARAWFLASSLTSARARAVTFVSRSAEELAEQLAFAAGSLHADPNAPFPITARAALRDRVFYSPKPLGPEGKVAFVFPGSGNQFDGMGRDLGAHWPEVLRQQHTENEQLRDQFAPHFFWADRAADAVPRDLMFGQVTVGTLVSDVAVALGIRPDAMVGLSLGESAGLFGVRVWRARDEMYRRMQRSTLFTSDLAPPYASARSYWRTPANEPVDWVSGVIGASAADVTAALRPELLAYLLIVNTPNECVIGGRRSDVEKVAADLGKSVLLLEGVTLAHCEAGRPVEGPYRELHMLPITPQSVTIYSGARGRSYKPGELACADSITAGLVGVIDVPRVIEAAYRDGVRAFIEIGPGNSCTRMTSAILGDRPHFARAAHAAKQDAVSQVLRLVAHLAAERLPVDLAALYGTDTRCVGHRAPEANRRNEVVIPVGMRPVERAPAMPEPVVRPVAPKVDVPRAPAVVAEPARLKPAFVEAPKLNPNFLVRDELAPHATSFATAIGPVIESAANVQVLNMQAQEAFLRVNGKLMESTAGVLRFQTALLEAWMRGGAASQALFAPGGGDRWVEEPTPPAPLPEGKGEEESSVVLSPSPFGGGVGEGLASVPRALTYEQCCAFAAGRVADALGPVFAEVDSFPTRVRLPDGPLQLVDQITLIEGEPKSMTTGRVVTEHTVRPDRWYLQSDRIPTAICVESGQADLFLSGYLGIDFETRGLAVYRLLDAVVSFHRGLPKVGETIVYDIHIDKFVQQAGAWLFHFWFDGTVNGEPLITMRNGVAGFFTAEALAAGKGVVQTTLDKQRLPGKKPSDWTDLVPQAQCALDPAQVDALRAGDLATAFGGDFARASLRRPATIPGGMLRLVDRVPLIDPTGGRFGIGFVRAEFDIHPNDWFLTCHFVDDQVMPGTLMYECCLHTLRVLLMRMGWVGEANEVVYEPVPGVNSRLKCRGQVIASTKTVTYEVTVKELGYRPEPFCIADALMYADGKPIVEITNMTLRMTGLTRERLGAIWAGEQGADAFGRTASVNERVVSAPFPSGRGDGGGGSPLYDSASIMAYSNGKPSEAFGAPYTIFDSGRVIARLPGPPYQFLDCITAVTGEPFVLRAGASCEAKYAVPPYEWYFDANRCENMPFSVLLEIALQPCGWLAAYCGSALTSKDDLSFRNLGGKGTQFRAVTPSTGTLTTTVKMTNVSNSAGMIIQHYDMLVRDDQGDVYKGTTYFGFFSKPALANQVGIRDAKVPWPSEQELMRAQSETLSHVSPFPGPMLRMVDRVTAYIPDGGAKGLGLVVGTIKVDPEFWFFKAHFYQDPVWPGSLGVESFLQLLKFAAWKRWGNPEKAWHTVARNAPHTWVYRGQVLPTDGEVTVVLEIVAADDDHRRLTAHGFLTVDGRVIYQMTDFTLE; this is encoded by the coding sequence ATGACCGAACGCATCGCCATTGTCTCCTTCGCCGGCCGCTTCCCCGGCGCGGGGAGCGACCTGGACCGGTTCTGGGCGAACGTGTCCGCGGCCGCGGACTGCTCGCGCGAGGTGCCCGCGAACCGGTGGGCCCTCCCGCCGGACCGGTGCGCGGACCCGCGCGTCGCGAACCCCGATACGGTCTACTCCGCGCGCGGGTACTACCTCGATCCCTTCGACCCGGACCTCACCGGCCTCGATCTGGACGCGAGTCTCGTTAGCGCCCTCGATCCGCTGTTCCACCTCGTTCTCGATGTCGGCAACCGGGCCTGGCGCGGCGCGAAGACGGAGGGCGTCGAGCGCGCCCGCGTCGGTGTCGTGCTCGGTAACATCTGTTTGCCCACGGACCGCGCGAACGACCTGTGTCGCGAAATTCTGGGCACGAAGGTGGGGCTACCAGCGGGCGCGCCGACGCACCCGCTGAACCGCTTCGTCGCGGGGCTGCCGGCGGGGATTCTCGCGAAGGGTTTGCGACTCGGCGGCGGGAGCTTCACCCTCGACGCGGCGTGCGCCTCGTCGCTCTACGCGATCAAACTCGCGGCCGACGAACTGCTCGCGGGCCGCGCGGACGCGATGCTCGCGGGCGGGTGCTCGCGCCCGGACTGCCAGTACACGCAGATGGGCTTCGCGCAGCTCCGGGCGCTCGCCGTGAGCGGCCGGTGTTCGCCCTTCGATACGCGCGCGGACGGGCTCGTGGTGGGGGAGGGGGCCGGCATTTTTGTGCTGAAACGCCTCTCGGACGCGCGCGCCCACGGCGACACGATTCACGGCGTGATCGCGGGCGTCGGGCTGTCGAACGACATGCACGGGAACCTGCTCGCGCCCGCGAAGGAGGGGCAGCTCCGGGCGATGCGCGCGGCGTATTCGCGGGCCGGGTGGCACCCGCAGGACGTGCAGTTGATCGAGTGCCACGCGACCGGCACGCCGGTCGGCGACGCGATCGAGTTCGACAGCCTGCGCGAGTTGTGGGGCGAGAATGGGTGGGCGCCCGGGCAGGCCGTGATCGGTTCGGTGAAGTCCACCGTGGGGCACCTGCTCACCGGTGCGGGCGCGGCCGCACTCACAAAGGTGCTGCTCGCGATGCGCGCCGGGCACCTCCCGCCGCAAGCGAACTTCGCGGAACCGGCTGCCGGTCTGCGGTACGCGAACGGTCCGTTCAAGGTGTTGAGCCAACCGGAGCGGTGGGGCCAGACGCCGGGGCTCCCGCGGCGCGCCGCGGTGAGCGGGTTCGGCTTCGGCGGGGTTAACGCGCACCTGCTCGTCGAAGAGTGGACCGGGACCGACGTTACAAATACCGCGCGACCGCCCCTGCCGAAACTCGTCGCCGTGAACGGACGAAACGGAAGTGTGGCGCCGGAGAAAGTGCGTTCGACGGAACCGGTCGCCGTTGTGGGCGTGGCCGCGCACGTCGGGCCGTGGGCCGATGCCCGCGCGATCCAAGAGCACCTGCTCAACGGCGAAGCGGACGAGGCGTACACGAAGACGAACGGCTGGGCGCTGGCGCCCGAACCGTGCCCGCCGGGGTTCTACATCGATGAGTTGAAACTGCCGATCGACAAGTTTCGCATCCCGCCGAAGGAACTCGAAGAGACGCTCCCGCAGCAGTTGCTCGCGCTAAAAGTGGCCGCGGCCGCACTCGACGACCAAGCGAACGGGCGCCCCCAACCGCTCGGGGACGGCGACCCCACGACCGGCGTGTTCATCGGGCTCGGGCTCGACCCGAACACGACGAACTTCCACCTCCGGTGGAGCGCGATCGCCGCCGGTACGAACCCCGACGAGGCCTCTCCGCCGCTCACCGCGAACCGCACGATGGGTGCGCTGGGCAGCATCGCGGCGAGCCGGATCGCGCGGGCGTTCCACTTCGGCGGGCCGAGCCACACCGTTTGCAGCGAAGAAGGCTCCGCCGCACGCGCGATCGAACTCGGTGTGCGCGCGTTGCAAGCACACGAACTCGATCGCGCGCTGGTGGGCGGCGTTGATCTCGCGGGCGATCCGCGTTTGGTGCTCCCGGGCGAAATCGATGTGCCCGGCGAAGGTGCGGTGGCGCTTGTTCTGAAGCGCCTGACCGATGCCGAACGCGACGGCGATCGCGTCTACGCGGTGATTCGAGGAACCGGCGTCGCGGCCGACGCGGATACCGCGCTGACCCGCGCCGCGACCGATGCCGGAGTGCCGCGCGATTCGGCGCTCGCGTTTGATGATTCGCCCGCGCTGGTGGGGGAGACGGGGGCCGTGTCCGGCGCGGTGGGCGTGCTACGTGCGTGCCTCGCGCTGTATCAGGAAATGCGGCCCGTTTCTGTGGGGGGATCGGGGAAAGAAGAGCCCGCGTACTGGCTCCATAACCGGGTCGCCGGCCCGCGTCGCGCGCAGGTGGGCTCCAGCGGTGCAGACGGTTCGCACTTCGCGTTCATCCTCGAAGAGCACGCGGCGAAGGTGCCGGCCCCCGCACCCGACCGCGCCCAACCGCTCGGCGCGCGCGGCGAAGCCGTGTTCGTGGTGGACGGCGACACACCAGCCGACTTGCTCGCGGGGATCGAGAAGTGCTCCGCGTTCGTGGGGGCGCGGCGCGAGCAGAACATCGAAGCCGTCGCACGCGCATGGTTCCTGGCTTCGTCGCTGACCAGCGCTCGCGCACGGGCGGTCACGTTCGTTTCGCGCTCGGCGGAGGAACTGGCGGAGCAGCTCGCGTTCGCCGCGGGTTCACTCCACGCCGACCCGAACGCGCCGTTTCCAATAACCGCACGGGCGGCACTCCGGGACCGCGTGTTCTACAGCCCGAAGCCGCTCGGCCCGGAGGGGAAGGTCGCGTTCGTATTCCCCGGGTCGGGCAACCAGTTCGACGGCATGGGGCGCGACCTCGGCGCGCACTGGCCCGAGGTACTGCGCCAGCAGCACACCGAGAACGAACAACTCCGCGACCAGTTCGCGCCGCACTTCTTCTGGGCCGATCGCGCGGCGGACGCGGTCCCGCGCGACCTCATGTTCGGTCAGGTGACGGTCGGCACATTGGTCAGTGACGTCGCGGTGGCGCTGGGCATTCGGCCCGATGCGATGGTCGGGCTGAGCCTGGGTGAATCGGCCGGGCTGTTCGGCGTGCGCGTGTGGCGCGCGCGCGACGAAATGTACCGCCGGATGCAGCGCTCGACGCTGTTCACGTCCGATCTCGCGCCGCCCTATGCTTCGGCGCGATCGTATTGGAGAACCCCGGCAAACGAGCCGGTGGACTGGGTGAGTGGAGTCATCGGCGCCAGTGCCGCCGACGTCACCGCGGCGCTGCGGCCGGAACTGCTCGCGTACCTGCTGATCGTGAACACGCCGAACGAGTGCGTGATCGGCGGGCGCCGGTCCGATGTGGAAAAGGTCGCCGCGGATCTCGGCAAATCGGTGTTACTACTCGAAGGCGTGACGCTCGCACACTGCGAAGCCGGGCGCCCGGTCGAGGGGCCGTACCGCGAACTGCACATGCTGCCCATCACGCCGCAGTCGGTGACGATCTACAGCGGCGCACGCGGGCGGAGCTACAAGCCGGGCGAACTGGCGTGCGCGGATTCGATCACGGCCGGGTTAGTTGGCGTGATCGACGTACCGCGCGTGATCGAGGCCGCGTACCGCGACGGCGTCCGGGCGTTCATCGAGATCGGCCCCGGGAACTCGTGTACGCGCATGACCAGCGCGATTCTCGGCGACCGGCCGCACTTCGCCCGCGCTGCACACGCCGCGAAGCAGGATGCCGTTTCGCAAGTGCTGCGCCTGGTCGCGCACCTCGCCGCGGAGCGTCTGCCGGTCGATCTCGCCGCACTTTACGGCACGGACACGCGGTGCGTCGGGCACCGGGCGCCGGAAGCGAATCGGCGCAACGAAGTGGTGATCCCGGTCGGGATGCGCCCGGTGGAGCGTGCGCCCGCAATGCCCGAGCCGGTCGTGCGCCCGGTTGCCCCGAAGGTCGATGTTCCTCGTGCGCCGGCCGTCGTCGCCGAGCCAGCGAGACTGAAACCCGCGTTCGTTGAGGCCCCCAAGCTGAACCCCAATTTCCTCGTGCGCGACGAGTTGGCCCCTCACGCGACCTCGTTCGCAACGGCTATTGGGCCGGTCATCGAATCGGCCGCCAACGTGCAAGTGCTGAACATGCAGGCCCAGGAAGCGTTCCTGCGGGTCAACGGGAAGCTGATGGAATCGACCGCGGGCGTGCTGCGGTTCCAAACGGCGCTACTCGAAGCGTGGATGCGCGGTGGCGCTGCTTCGCAGGCTCTCTTCGCTCCCGGGGGAGGGGATCGTTGGGTGGAAGAACCTACCCCCCCGGCCCCCCTCCCTGAAGGGAAGGGGGAGGAAGAGTCATCGGTGGTTTTAAGCCCCTCTCCTTTTGGGGGAGGGGTTGGGGAGGGGTTGGCTTCCGTTCCTCGCGCGCTCACCTACGAGCAGTGCTGTGCGTTCGCCGCGGGGCGAGTGGCAGATGCGCTCGGGCCGGTGTTCGCGGAGGTCGATTCGTTCCCGACGCGCGTGCGGTTGCCGGACGGCCCGCTCCAACTCGTGGACCAAATCACGCTCATTGAGGGCGAGCCGAAGTCGATGACGACCGGGCGCGTCGTCACGGAGCACACCGTTCGGCCCGACCGCTGGTACCTGCAGTCGGACCGCATCCCGACCGCGATCTGTGTCGAGTCGGGTCAAGCGGACTTGTTCCTCTCGGGGTACCTCGGCATCGACTTCGAGACCCGCGGGCTGGCGGTGTACCGCCTGCTCGACGCGGTCGTGTCGTTCCACCGCGGGTTGCCGAAGGTCGGCGAAACGATCGTGTACGACATCCACATCGACAAGTTCGTGCAGCAAGCGGGCGCGTGGCTGTTCCACTTCTGGTTCGACGGCACCGTGAACGGTGAACCGCTCATCACGATGCGGAACGGCGTCGCCGGGTTCTTCACCGCGGAGGCACTCGCGGCAGGGAAGGGAGTCGTTCAAACAACGCTCGACAAACAACGGCTGCCCGGCAAGAAGCCGAGCGACTGGACCGACCTCGTGCCGCAGGCTCAATGTGCCCTCGACCCGGCACAAGTCGACGCGCTCCGGGCCGGCGACCTCGCGACCGCGTTCGGGGGCGACTTCGCGCGAGCAAGCCTGCGCCGACCCGCGACGATCCCCGGCGGAATGCTCCGACTCGTGGACCGCGTGCCGCTCATCGACCCGACCGGCGGGCGCTTCGGGATCGGGTTCGTGCGCGCCGAGTTCGACATTCACCCGAACGACTGGTTCCTGACGTGCCACTTCGTGGACGATCAGGTGATGCCGGGCACGCTCATGTACGAGTGCTGCCTGCACACGCTCCGCGTGCTGCTGATGCGCATGGGGTGGGTCGGCGAAGCGAATGAAGTCGTTTACGAACCGGTGCCGGGCGTGAACAGCCGGCTGAAGTGCCGCGGACAGGTGATCGCGTCCACGAAGACGGTGACTTACGAGGTGACGGTGAAGGAACTCGGCTACCGGCCCGAACCGTTCTGCATCGCCGACGCGCTGATGTACGCCGACGGTAAGCCGATCGTCGAAATCACCAACATGACGCTGCGGATGACCGGACTGACGCGCGAGCGATTGGGCGCGATCTGGGCGGGGGAGCAGGGGGCCGATGCCTTTGGGCGAACCGCGAGTGTTAACGAGCGGGTGGTTTCCGCCCCCTTCCCTTCAGGGAGGGGGGACGGGGGGGGAGGTTCCCCCCTGTACGATTCCGCTTCCATCATGGCGTACTCCAACGGCAAGCCGTCGGAGGCGTTCGGCGCGCCGTACACGATCTTCGATTCCGGGCGCGTCATCGCGCGGCTCCCGGGGCCGCCGTACCAGTTCCTGGACTGCATCACGGCCGTGACCGGCGAGCCGTTCGTACTTAGGGCCGGCGCGAGCTGCGAGGCGAAGTACGCGGTCCCGCCCTACGAGTGGTACTTCGACGCGAATCGCTGCGAGAACATGCCGTTCAGCGTCCTGTTGGAGATAGCGCTTCAGCCGTGTGGGTGGCTCGCGGCGTACTGCGGGTCGGCACTCACGAGCAAGGACGACCTGAGCTTCCGCAACCTGGGCGGGAAGGGGACGCAGTTCCGGGCGGTCACGCCGAGCACCGGCACGCTGACGACCACCGTGAAGATGACGAACGTCTCGAACTCCGCGGGCATGATTATCCAGCACTACGACATGCTCGTGCGGGACGATCAGGGGGATGTTTATAAGGGCACGACGTACTTCGGGTTCTTCTCGAAACCGGCGCTCGCGAACCAGGTCGGCATCCGCGACGCGAAGGTGCCGTGGCCGAGCGAGCAAGAACTGATGCGGGCGCAGAGTGAGACCCTGTCGCACGTGTCGCCGTTCCCCGGGCCGATGCTCCGCATGGTGGACCGCGTCACCGCGTACATCCCGGACGGCGGGGCGAAGGGGCTGGGGCTCGTGGTCGGGACGATCAAGGTGGACCCGGAGTTCTGGTTCTTCAAGGCCCACTTCTATCAAGACCCGGTGTGGCCCGGGTCGCTGGGGGTGGAGTCGTTCCTCCAGTTGCTGAAGTTCGCGGCGTGGAAGCGCTGGGGGAACCCCGAAAAGGCGTGGCACACGGTGGCGCGGAACGCCCCGCACACCTGGGTTTACCGCGGGCAGGTGCTCCCGACCGACGGCGAGGTGACAGTTGTGCTTGAAATCGTCGCGGCGGACGACGATCATCGGCGCCTGACCGCGCACGGATTTCTCACCGTGGACGGGCGCGTCATCTACCAGATGACCGACTTTACTCTAGAGTAG
- a CDS encoding 3-oxoacyl-ACP synthase III — protein sequence MKYNRVHLEAIGYELPPVVVSTAELESRLAPVYQALKMSPGQLELLTGINERRWWEPGYPLSRGAAAAAKKALAAADMSASEIDVLIYAGVCRENFEPATACAVAHELKINPNAAIFDLSNACLGVLNGIVEIANKIELGQAEAGLVVSAETAREINENVIDRMVRTKSVELFRESIATLTGGSGAVAVLVVSAEMSREKRRKLLGGVTQNAPQHHSLCRWGLQSVLPAAVGTVERVLGHNAAGLVQKSVDNANALVQRGLDLGLRHVMIPFMETHAGEVLKYGVELGNRTWQKFLAKFGWRSDYLDKVICHQVGAGHREAVLKGIGIPPEKDFSTFEYLGNIGTVSLPITAAIAEEREFLRPGDRVGFLGIGSGLNCLMLGLEW from the coding sequence ATGAAATACAACCGCGTTCACCTCGAAGCGATCGGGTACGAGCTCCCGCCGGTGGTAGTTTCCACCGCGGAGCTGGAGTCGCGCCTCGCGCCGGTGTACCAAGCGCTCAAAATGTCGCCCGGGCAGTTGGAACTGCTCACCGGCATCAACGAGCGCCGGTGGTGGGAGCCGGGGTACCCGCTCTCGCGCGGGGCCGCCGCCGCCGCGAAGAAGGCGCTCGCCGCGGCCGACATGTCGGCCTCTGAAATCGACGTGCTGATCTACGCGGGCGTGTGCCGCGAGAACTTCGAGCCGGCCACCGCGTGCGCCGTGGCCCACGAGCTGAAGATCAACCCGAACGCGGCCATTTTCGACCTGAGCAACGCCTGCCTCGGGGTGCTCAACGGCATCGTCGAGATCGCGAACAAGATCGAACTCGGACAGGCCGAGGCGGGGCTGGTGGTTTCGGCCGAGACCGCGCGCGAGATCAACGAGAACGTGATCGACCGCATGGTGCGCACGAAATCGGTCGAGCTGTTCCGCGAGAGCATCGCCACGCTCACCGGCGGGTCGGGCGCGGTCGCGGTGCTCGTCGTGAGCGCGGAGATGTCGCGCGAGAAGCGGCGGAAGCTGCTCGGCGGCGTGACGCAGAACGCCCCGCAGCACCACTCGCTCTGCCGGTGGGGGCTGCAATCGGTCCTGCCGGCCGCGGTCGGCACCGTGGAGCGCGTCCTCGGTCACAACGCCGCGGGGCTGGTCCAGAAGAGCGTCGACAACGCCAACGCGCTGGTGCAGCGGGGCCTCGACCTCGGCCTGCGGCACGTCATGATCCCCTTCATGGAAACGCACGCGGGCGAGGTGCTGAAGTACGGCGTCGAACTCGGCAACCGCACGTGGCAGAAGTTCCTCGCCAAGTTCGGTTGGCGCTCGGACTACCTCGATAAGGTGATCTGCCACCAGGTGGGCGCCGGGCACCGCGAAGCGGTCCTGAAGGGGATCGGCATCCCGCCGGAAAAGGACTTCAGCACGTTCGAGTACCTCGGCAACATCGGCACGGTATCGCTGCCCATCACCGCGGCGATCGCGGAAGAGCGCGAGTTCCTCCGCCCCGGTGACCGGGTGGGCTTCCTCGGCATCGGCAGCGGGCTGAACTGCCTGATGCTCGGGCTGGAATGGTGA
- a CDS encoding alpha/beta fold hydrolase codes for MSNTAAPGSDAPPPLRTTRPSADEDAPPFPNPAMPLYPFLPRVATRHGLRMSYLDEGAGDTVVMLHGNPTWSFYYRNLVLSLRESYRCVVPDHIGCGLSDKPPLDRYDYSLKSRIDDLEWLLEERGLTKDLTLVLHDWGGMIGMGFAARHPDRIKRIVASNTGAFPLPPGKKLPRSLWWGRNTKLGAWLITRRNAFCKYAAKWCATRRPLPADVRAGYLAPYDTPAHRVAVLKFVQTIPLAPGDEGYDIVANTAAALDQFRTTPTLLLWGMKDFVFDHHFLEEWKRHFPHAEAHTWPDCGHYLLDDAGELAIMRVWEFLQRYPLS; via the coding sequence ATGAGTAACACCGCGGCTCCCGGTTCCGACGCCCCCCCGCCACTTCGTACCACGCGCCCGTCGGCCGATGAAGACGCGCCGCCGTTCCCGAACCCGGCGATGCCGCTGTACCCGTTCCTCCCGCGCGTCGCGACGCGCCACGGGCTGCGGATGAGCTACCTCGACGAGGGCGCCGGCGACACGGTGGTGATGCTGCACGGCAACCCGACGTGGAGCTTCTACTACCGCAACCTCGTGCTCTCGCTGCGGGAATCGTACCGCTGCGTCGTGCCCGATCACATCGGGTGCGGGCTCTCCGACAAGCCGCCCCTCGACCGGTACGACTACTCACTGAAGAGCCGCATCGACGACCTCGAATGGCTCCTCGAAGAGCGCGGGCTGACCAAAGACCTCACGCTCGTGCTGCACGACTGGGGCGGGATGATCGGGATGGGCTTCGCGGCCCGGCACCCGGACCGCATCAAGCGCATCGTCGCGTCGAACACGGGCGCGTTCCCGCTCCCGCCGGGGAAGAAGTTACCGCGGTCGCTGTGGTGGGGGCGCAACACCAAATTGGGCGCGTGGCTCATCACCCGGCGCAATGCGTTCTGCAAGTACGCCGCGAAATGGTGCGCGACCCGGCGGCCGCTCCCGGCCGACGTGCGCGCGGGCTACCTCGCGCCCTACGACACCCCGGCGCACCGCGTCGCGGTCCTGAAGTTCGTGCAGACGATTCCGCTGGCGCCGGGCGACGAGGGGTACGACATCGTCGCGAACACCGCGGCCGCGCTCGACCAGTTCCGCACCACCCCGACGCTGCTGCTGTGGGGTATGAAGGACTTCGTGTTCGACCACCATTTCCTCGAAGAATGGAAGCGGCACTTCCCGCACGCGGAGGCCCACACGTGGCCCGACTGCGGGCACTACCTCCTGGACGACGCGGGCGAGCTCGCCATCATGCGCGTGTGGGAGTTCTTGCAGCGGTACCCGCTGAGCTGA
- a CDS encoding AMP-binding protein has protein sequence MTNFSLNVASHLERMAVQHPAQVAIHAPIGRVNADGPTEHRAITFLELNADSDAIAHGLASIGIARGTRTALMVPPAPDFFALTFALFKVGAVPVLIDPGMGVKNLGKCLAEAEPGVFIGIAKAHFARRVLGWARKSLRTTVNVGQWRFYCHTSLERLREMGRTRGAYHIPESEATEPAAILFTSGSTGVAKGVVYTHGIFASQVELLKATYGIEPGEIDLCTFPLFALFGPALGMTCVIPDMNASRPAQIDPHKAVAQIKQFGVTNMFGSPAVIRRLGEMAGEEPNPLTPFPKKEGGTEPNATGAKQSAAVLSPSPFRGGVGEGLQPQPTPPAPLAPHEGDPLVGSPYNPLLPGKGEKELSANVASNTAASHTSSPFPSGRGAGGVGSTCGSPGGRLSSLRRVISAGAPASAASLERFVKLLPDGAEVFTPYGATEALPVANIGSREILAETRYLTEQGRGVCVGRPVAGMEVYVIRISDEPITEWSDSLLAAPGEVGEFVVRGPVVTRQYYNRPDATKLAKIRDPKTGDVLHRMGDVGYLDAQGRLWFCGRKSHRVVTPGGTLFTDMVEPIFNTSLLVERSALVGVARNGITHPVLCVEWTNLAFLKCGWEHTQNVLRERAQEFEHTRAIRTFLLSGHSGAFPVDVRHNSKIFREKLAVWADKTLGPKWTPEAQA, from the coding sequence ATGACCAATTTTTCTCTCAACGTCGCGTCGCACCTCGAACGCATGGCGGTGCAGCACCCGGCGCAGGTAGCCATTCACGCGCCGATCGGTCGGGTGAACGCGGACGGCCCGACCGAACACCGCGCGATCACGTTCCTCGAACTCAACGCCGATTCCGACGCGATCGCGCACGGACTGGCCTCCATCGGTATCGCGCGCGGCACGCGCACGGCCCTCATGGTGCCGCCGGCGCCGGACTTCTTCGCGCTCACGTTCGCGCTGTTCAAGGTCGGCGCGGTGCCGGTCCTCATCGACCCCGGCATGGGCGTCAAGAATCTGGGCAAGTGTCTCGCGGAAGCCGAACCCGGAGTGTTCATCGGGATCGCGAAGGCACACTTCGCGCGCCGCGTGCTGGGGTGGGCGCGGAAGAGTCTGCGCACGACCGTGAACGTCGGCCAGTGGCGGTTCTACTGCCACACGTCACTCGAGCGCTTGCGCGAGATGGGGCGCACGCGCGGGGCGTATCACATCCCCGAATCGGAGGCGACCGAACCGGCCGCGATCCTCTTCACGAGCGGGAGCACGGGCGTCGCGAAGGGCGTGGTGTACACGCACGGGATCTTCGCGTCGCAGGTGGAGTTGCTGAAGGCCACTTATGGCATCGAGCCGGGCGAAATCGACCTTTGCACGTTCCCGCTGTTCGCGCTGTTCGGCCCCGCGCTCGGGATGACGTGCGTGATCCCGGATATGAACGCGAGCCGCCCGGCGCAAATCGACCCGCACAAGGCCGTAGCGCAGATCAAACAGTTCGGCGTGACGAACATGTTCGGCTCGCCCGCGGTGATTCGGCGGCTGGGGGAGATGGCGGGGGAAGAACCTAACCCCCTAACCCCCTTCCCTAAGAAGGAAGGGGGAACAGAACCAAATGCAACAGGCGCGAAGCAGTCCGCGGCTGTTTTAAGCCCCTCTCCGTTTAGGGGAGGGGTTGGGGAGGGGTTACAGCCACAACCTACCCCCCCGGCCCCCCTCGCTCCTCATGAGGGGGACCCCCTCGTGGGTTCCCCCTACAACCCCCTCCTGCCAGGGAAGGGGGAGAAAGAATTGTCCGCAAATGTTGCCTCAAACACAGCGGCTTCGCACACCAGCTCCCCCTTCCCTTCAGGGAGGGGGGCCGGGGGGGTAGGTTCAACCTGCGGTTCCCCCGGAGGTCGCCTCTCTTCGCTTCGGCGCGTCATCTCCGCTGGTGCTCCCGCTTCGGCGGCGTCCCTCGAGCGCTTCGTCAAACTCCTTCCCGACGGCGCAGAAGTGTTCACGCCGTATGGCGCGACCGAAGCGCTACCCGTTGCGAATATCGGTAGCCGTGAGATCCTCGCCGAGACACGGTACCTCACCGAACAGGGAAGGGGCGTGTGCGTCGGGCGCCCGGTCGCGGGGATGGAAGTGTATGTCATCCGCATTTCGGACGAGCCGATCACGGAGTGGAGCGATTCGCTGCTCGCGGCGCCGGGTGAGGTTGGCGAGTTCGTGGTCCGCGGACCGGTCGTGACGCGGCAATACTACAACCGGCCCGACGCGACCAAACTCGCGAAGATTCGCGACCCAAAGACCGGGGACGTACTGCACCGCATGGGCGACGTCGGTTATCTTGACGCGCAAGGGCGGCTGTGGTTCTGCGGCCGCAAATCGCACCGCGTCGTGACCCCGGGCGGTACGCTGTTCACCGACATGGTGGAACCGATCTTCAACACAAGTCTCTTGGTCGAGCGATCGGCACTTGTGGGCGTGGCGCGGAACGGAATAACGCACCCGGTTCTTTGTGTCGAATGGACCAATTTGGCGTTTCTCAAATGCGGTTGGGAGCACACTCAGAACGTTCTGAGGGAACGCGCACAGGAGTTTGAACACACGCGGGCGATCCGCACGTTCCTACTCTCCGGGCACTCCGGCGCCTTTCCTGTGGACGTGCGGCACAACTCGAAGATCTTCCGCGAGAAGTTGGCGGTGTGGGCGGACAAGACGCTCGGCCCGAAGTGGACCCCGGAGGCGCAAGCGTGA